Part of the Companilactobacillus zhachilii genome is shown below.
ATGGAAAAATCTATTCTGGGGTCAACGTAGAAAATGCCTCATACGGACTTACGAATTGTGCTGAAAGGACGGCGATTTTTAAAGCTGTTTCTGAAGGTGCTAAGCACGTTTCAAAGATTGTCATAATTAATGGAACACAAGAGTTATCAAAGCCTTGTGGTGCCTGTCGTCAAGTTATGAGCGAGTTTATGGACTCAGAAGACATTGTTTATTTAGCTAATAAAACGAATGATTTTAAAGAATATACTTTCAAAGAAATTTTGCCACTAGCATTCAGTGATAAGGACATGGATTAATTATGGATAATAAGAATTATAAATCAGGTTTCGTTGCCATTATTGGACGCCCCAATGTTGGTAAATCAACATTTATGAACCGGATTATTAAAGAACAAATTGCTATCACTTCACCAAAAGCACAAACGACTAGAAATAAAATCCAAGGTATTTATACTGACAATGAACGTCAAATCATTTTCTTGGATACACCTGGTATTCACAAGCCTCACAATGACTTGGATCAATATATGGATAAAGCAGCTATCTCAGCTTTAAAAGAAGTTGATGCTGTTCTGTTTATGACTGAAGCTGGCGAACAAGCTGGACCTGGTGACAAGTTTATTATTGAAGAATTAAAGAAAGTTAAAGCTCCGGTTTTCTTAGTGCTTAATAAGATTGATTTAATCAATCCCGATGAAATGGCTCCTCAAATTGATGAATACAAAGATTTGATGGATTTTGCCGAAATCATTCCAATTTCAGCTACGAACGGTAATAATATCGATGATTTAATTGATACTTTGACGAAACATCTACCAGTTGGACCACAATATTATGCAGATGACCAAATTACTGATCACCCAGAGTACTTTATTGTCGGTGAATTGATTCGTGAAAAGATTTTGGAAGACACACGAGATGAAATTCCTCATTCGATTGCGGTCGTGGTTGAATCAATGAATCAACGTAGTGAAGCTGGTAAACTTCAAATTGAAGCTAATATTTACGTTGAACGTGAAAGCCAAAAACCAATTGTTATTGGTCGCGGTGGTGCTATGTTGAAGAACATTGGTATTGGTTCAAGAATTAAGATTGAACATTTGCTTGGTGAAAAAGTTAATTTGAAACTTTGGGTTCGTGTAAAGAAGAACTGGCGTGACGATAAAGCCTTTCTAGCAAGTGCTGGTTACTCATTGAAGGACTTTAAAGATTAATGGCAAACACGCCAACTAACTTTTTTGGTATTGTTGTTCGTCGTCAGCGTTATAAGGAAAGAGATGCTCTGGTTACCATTTTAACTAGAGAGTATGGTTTTAAAACTTTTCTAGTACGTGGAACACAAACGGCTAAGTCGAAAATATCTGGTTCAGTGATAACCTTTTCTTATGGTGAATATGCTGGTATTGTCAAAAATGATGGCTTGTCATATTTGAACTCAGCCGGCAATATTAAGCAATTTAATGAAATTATGCAGGATATCGAATTAAATGCTTATGCGACGTTTTTGTTTGACTTGTATCATGAAGCGTTTGTTGATGATCCAGTGCCCGACAGTTGGTATCGGCTATTATTTAAAGCCTTACTTTATATTGAAAATGGTTATGATGCGCAAATTATCGTTAATATCATGCAAATGAAATTACTAGAGGCTTTTGGTGTTGCGCCTAATATGGATTCCTGCGTTGTTGGGGGCGAGACCGAAGGAAATTTCGATGTTTCGGTCCTTTTAGGTGGACTGTTATGTTCGAAACATTTTGACAGCGATATTCATCGTTTGCATATTCCAAAGCGAATCGTTTATTTTTTGCGACTATTTAGTAAAATTGATTTAGGCCAAGTAGGTAAGATTGAAATTAAAGAAAATAATAAAGATTTAATTCAACATGCGATTGATGCAATTTATTTGGGGACGGTCGGCTATTATCCTAAGAGCAAAACCTTTATTGATAAAATGAAGCGTTGGCGCTTTTAGTTACTGACTAAGCCTGTGATTGACAATAAAGTCAAAAATGGTTATATTGATGTATGTTGAAACAGCGACGAAGGATAGTGAAAGCTTCGATTAGATTTATGGCGTACAATTAAATCGAATATAAAAGTGCAGGACTTCGGTCCTGAATTAGGGTGGAACCGCGAATACTCGTCCCTTGCAGAAAGTGCCTAAGTGTACACTGCAAGGGATTTTTTGTGTTCTGCCTGAAGGGAGAAAAAATGGTAAAGAAGTTAAATGTTCAAAATATGATTCTCACACTTCAAAAATTTTGGGGTGATAAAGGTTGTATGTTGATGCAAGCATACGATACAGAAAAAGGTGCCGGAACAATGAGTCCATACACATTCCTACGTGCAATTGGACCAGAACCATGGAATGCTGCTTACGTTGAGCCATCAAGACGTCCAGCCGATGGTCGTTATGGTGAAAATCCTAACCGTTTATATCAACACCACCAATTCCAAGTTGTTATGAAACCAGCTCCAGAAAATATCCAAGAATACTACCTAGATTCATTACGTGCTTTAGGGATTGAACCTTTGGAACATGATATTCGTTTCGTTGAAGATAACTGGGAGAACCCCTCAATGGGCTGTGCCGGTGTTGGTTGGGAAGTTTGGTTAGACGGTATGGAAGTTTCTCAATTTACATACTTCCAACAGGTTGGTGGACTACAATGTCACCCAACAACTAGTGAAATTACTTATGGTGTTGAACGTTTGGCTTCATACATCCAAGACGTTAACTCAGTTTACGATTTGGAATGGGGCGACGGTGTTCTTTATGGTGATATCTTTAAAGAACCTGAATATGAACATTCAAAGTATTCATTTGAAGAAAGTAACCAAGATATGTTGTTCAAATTCTTTGATGAATATGAAAAAGAAGCCAACCGCTTGATGGATTTAGGTTTAGTTCACCCAGCTTATGATTATATTTTGAAATGTTCACATACATTTAACTTGTTAGATGCTCGTGGTGCTGTTTCAGTTACTGAACGTGCTGCATTCTTATCACGTATTAGAAAGATGGCCCACAAGGTAGCTAAAGCCTTCGTTGAAGAAAGAAAGAAACGTGGTTTCCCATTGTTGGCAAACAGTGAAGTAAAGGAGAACGAAAATGACTAAAAATTACTTACTAGAAATCGGTTTGGAAGAAAT
Proteins encoded:
- a CDS encoding cytidine deaminase; translated protein: MENAYAPYSHYTVGAAILCDDGKIYSGVNVENASYGLTNCAERTAIFKAVSEGAKHVSKIVIINGTQELSKPCGACRQVMSEFMDSEDIVYLANKTNDFKEYTFKEILPLAFSDKDMD
- the era gene encoding GTPase Era — its product is MDNKNYKSGFVAIIGRPNVGKSTFMNRIIKEQIAITSPKAQTTRNKIQGIYTDNERQIIFLDTPGIHKPHNDLDQYMDKAAISALKEVDAVLFMTEAGEQAGPGDKFIIEELKKVKAPVFLVLNKIDLINPDEMAPQIDEYKDLMDFAEIIPISATNGNNIDDLIDTLTKHLPVGPQYYADDQITDHPEYFIVGELIREKILEDTRDEIPHSIAVVVESMNQRSEAGKLQIEANIYVERESQKPIVIGRGGAMLKNIGIGSRIKIEHLLGEKVNLKLWVRVKKNWRDDKAFLASAGYSLKDFKD
- the recO gene encoding DNA repair protein RecO, translated to MANTPTNFFGIVVRRQRYKERDALVTILTREYGFKTFLVRGTQTAKSKISGSVITFSYGEYAGIVKNDGLSYLNSAGNIKQFNEIMQDIELNAYATFLFDLYHEAFVDDPVPDSWYRLLFKALLYIENGYDAQIIVNIMQMKLLEAFGVAPNMDSCVVGGETEGNFDVSVLLGGLLCSKHFDSDIHRLHIPKRIVYFLRLFSKIDLGQVGKIEIKENNKDLIQHAIDAIYLGTVGYYPKSKTFIDKMKRWRF
- the glyQ gene encoding glycine--tRNA ligase subunit alpha, with amino-acid sequence MVKKLNVQNMILTLQKFWGDKGCMLMQAYDTEKGAGTMSPYTFLRAIGPEPWNAAYVEPSRRPADGRYGENPNRLYQHHQFQVVMKPAPENIQEYYLDSLRALGIEPLEHDIRFVEDNWENPSMGCAGVGWEVWLDGMEVSQFTYFQQVGGLQCHPTTSEITYGVERLASYIQDVNSVYDLEWGDGVLYGDIFKEPEYEHSKYSFEESNQDMLFKFFDEYEKEANRLMDLGLVHPAYDYILKCSHTFNLLDARGAVSVTERAAFLSRIRKMAHKVAKAFVEERKKRGFPLLANSEVKENEND